A stretch of the Papaver somniferum cultivar HN1 chromosome 6, ASM357369v1, whole genome shotgun sequence genome encodes the following:
- the LOC113290956 gene encoding cyclin-dependent kinase F-4-like: MCLSSARDSVRDLVSIECPQLAEAPVTMIQSSIPSPDMWAMGGIMAELLSLSPLFPGSSVIGSPTQRSWAELPGAHLSVLIPYASDDASNLISSLCSWDPNKWLTTSEALQHPFVQSCYYVHSSLRARTAITRTPPSGLFFYLWGLSCYYVHSSLRARTAITRTPPSVGTKETLDHRSSRRYSGTFSDTKPLRNFSSVKAKTTLSPGEHLFWVNLKAYPESLMPHVDHLTTNVNDGHLKEIFGFAKQVDST, translated from the exons ATGTGTTTAAGCTCTGCAAGAGATTcag ttagggatttggtttcaattgaatGTCCCCAACTTGCTGAAGCTCCAGTCACCATGATACA ATCAAGTATTCCTTCTCCTGATATGTGGGCTATGGGTGGTATCATGGCTGAATTGCTTTCACTCAGCCCTCTTTTTCCTGGTTCCAG TGTGATTGGCAGTCCAACTCAGAGATCATGGGCTGAG TTACCAGGTGCCCACCTTTCTGTGCTTATTCCATATGCTAGTGACGATGCTTCAAATCTCATTAGT TCCCTATGTTCTTGGGACCCAAACAAGTGGTTGACAACTTCTGAGGCACTACAACATCCGTTCGTTCAG TCCTGCTATTATGTTCATTCATCTCTACGGGCAAGAACTGCAATTACTAGAACTCCTCCATCTGGTTTGTTCTTTTATCTTTGGGGGCTG TCCTGCTATTATGTTCATTCATCTCTACGGGCAAGAACTGCAATTACTAGAACTCCTCCATCTG TTGGAACTAAGGAAACACTGGATCATAGGAGCAGTAGGAGATACTCTGGAACTTTCTCTGATACAAAACCTTTGCGCAACTTCTCGTCTGTAAAGGCAAAGACTACATTGAGTCCAGGTGAACATCTGTTTTGGGTCAACTT AAAAGCATATCCAGAATCTTTAATGCCGCACGTTGATCATCTCACTACGAATGTGAATGATGGACATCTGAAAGAGATTTTCG GTTTTGCGAAGCAGGTCGATTCAACTTAA